TCGCTTCCTTGAGCTTTGCCATCGCCTGCTTGCGGGCAGTATCCATGGCAAGCGTCTGCATCTCGTCCTTCTTGCGCGCGGTCGAAACCGAAGGCGCCATCAGCTGCTTGGAGATCGCAGCCGAATTGCAGACCGGACAGGTGAGGAAACCGCTTGCGACCTGGCGGTCGAAATCGGCACTTTCAGAAAACCAGCCCTCGAACTCATGGGCATTGTCACAGGTAAGCGAATAACGGATCAAGCAGCGACGCCTCCAGCCGCCGGCGTCGCGATCTTCTCCAGCGAAAATTCACGCGCATTCTTCAGGTTCGGTATCTTGTCATGAGCTGACTTGACAGCGGTAACATCGATCTCGGCGATGACCACGGCCTCGCCCGCGCCACCGGCGGATGCCAGCACCTTGCCCCAGGGATCGATAATCATCGAATGGCCGAAAGTCTCACGGCCGTCCTCATGCTTGCCGGCCTGCGCGGCGGCAATGACGAACATGCCGTTTTCGATGGCACGGGCGCGCAGCAGGATTTCCCAATGCGCCTCGCCCGTCTGTTTGGTGAAGGCGGCAGGTACCGTCATCACCTCGGCACCGGCAACTGCCTGAGCGCGGAAAAGCTGCGGAAAGCGCACATCGTAGCAGATGGAAAAGCCGAGTTCGGCAAAAGGCAGCGAGGCGATGCGCGCCTCCGACCCCGGCCGATAGACGGCGCTTTCGCGCCAGCTCTCACCATTATCGAGATCGACGTCGAACATATGGATCTTGTCGTATCGGTTGATGAGCTTGCCATCGGGACCGAAGAGAAAGCCGCGATTGGCGATCTTGCCGTCATCCAGCGCAATGGCGGTCGAGCCGATATGCAGGTATATGCCGAGCTCTTTTGCCAGCTCGGACGCCGTCTTGACGATAATATCGTTCGGCTCGTCACGCAGCACGGCGCGCAGGCCCGGTCGATCCTTCTGCACGGCACCGGTCATCTCCGGCGTCTGCACGTAGATGGCGCCCTGTGAAGCGGCGTCGCGCACCAAGCGCGCCATGTCAGCCGCGTTCTTCACCGGATCGACACCGGAACACATCTGGATGGCAGCAGCCTTGAAGCTCATCGGTTTCTCCCTCGTCAATATGGATCAGGCTGCCAGCATCGGATCAAGCTTGCCGGCCCGATCGAGCGCATGGATGTCGTCGCAGCCGCCGACATGCTCGCCATTGATGAAAATCTGCGGGAAGGTGGCGGCGCCGTTCGACTTCGCGATCATCTCCTGCCGCAGTTCGGGCGAATAGGTCGCGTTGTGCTCGACATAGTCGACGCCTTTGGATTCGAGCAGGGATTTCGCACGGGCGCAATAGCCACAGAATTCACGCGTATAGATAACGACGGATGCCATGATCCACTCCGGAAAAGCCTATATCGATTGTCATATAAGATGGCCGACGACCCTTGCAAAGGTCAAAACCGTGACATCGGCAGCCCCTGCTTTCTTCAGGGCCCGCGTAGCAGCCGCAACCGTGGCGCCGGTCGTATAAACGTCGTCGACCAGAACGATGCGCCGCCCGAATATATCGGCCGCCCGATGCTCGGAGACGGCGAAAGCCCTGCGCACATTGTCTTGTCGCGCCTTGGCTCCCAGACCCACCTGCTGGCTCGTGCGTTTGACGCGCAGGAGCGTTGCGGCGAGCAGCGGTTTGCCCGAAAGACGGGCAATGTGGCGAGCAAGCTCGGCAGCCTGATTGTATTTGCGCGCAAACAGCCGGGCCCGATGCAACGGCACCGGAATGATCGCATCGCAATCCGCAATCGTGCCGTCGCTGGCGCGCAGCATCCAGCCGGCCATCATCGGAGCGAGATCGGTACGATCGCGATATTTCAGGCTGAGAACGAGATCGCGCACGATGCCGTCGTGAACGGCGGCGGAACGCAGGCGATCGAAGACGGGCGGATCGGCAATTGCCTCGGCACTCAAAATGCCGGCACCAAGATCATGGGAAAACGGACTGCCGAGCACCTCGCAATAGGGCCGCTCGATAAAGCGAATGCCTGACCAGCATGCCGGGCAAAGACCGCGATGCGCGCCGACGGACACTCCACAACCTGGGCAGGCCGGCGGATAGACAAGGTCAGCAAGCGCCACCCAGGGTCTTTTCAGCCCGGCGCCCAGCATCGACAAGGTGATTTCACGTCCCATCATCCCCATATGATTGAGACTAGCAATTCCGGGAAAAGTGTATAGCGGTTTTCCGTCCGGAATTGCGCAAGAGAAAACGCGCGTGCCGGCACGCCCCGCCGAATTGATGATAGTGCAGGAAACCACCATGGAAATCGTGTTCGACCAATCGCTGCTTGCAGCCCGCAAGCGCCGGGCCTTGAGACAAGGCGACCCGAAAGCGGCATTCCTGCTCGACATTGCCGCCGGCGAACTGGCAGAACGGCTTGGCGTCACCGAACGCCATTTCGACGAAGCCGTCGAACTGCATGGAGCGACCGGCATCGCTGCGCGGCTCGCCCTGGCGACGGGCAAGATCGGTCATTTGAAAAGGATCGAAAGCGAAATGGGTTTTGCCGCTCCCGGCGAGACTATCATCGAGGCGCCGCCAGAGGAACTGCCGCTTGAGGCGGAATCGGTCAATCTCGTACTTTCGCCACTCAGCCTCCACGTCACCAACGACACACCTGGCGTCTTCATCCAGATCCGCCGCGCGCTGAAGGCCGACGGGCTTTTCCTGGCGGCGATCCCCGGCTCCGGAACCCTGCAGGAATTGCGCGACGTGCTGCTCGCAACCGAAATCGAGCTGACGGGGGGCGCCAGCCCGCGCGTCATCCCGTTTGCCGATGTCCGCGATGTCGGCGGTCTCCTTCAGCGTGCCGGCTTTACCCTGCCCGTCATCGATGCCGAAAACTACACCGTACGCTACGACAATCTGTTTGCCCTGATGCGCGACCTGCGCGCCATGGGCATGACCAATCCGCTGGTCGATCGCAGCCGCAAGCCGCTGACGCGTGCCTTCTTTCTGCGTGCGGCCGAGCTTTACGCCGAACGTTATTCCGATCCGGACGGGCGGATCAAGGCGACATTCTCGATCATCTACGTCTCGGGCTGGACCCCGCATGAAAGTCAGCAGAAGCCGCTGCGGCCTGGTTCCGCCAAGGCGCGGTTGGCCGATGCGCTCAAGGTTGAAGAGCACAAGCTGAAGCAGTAGGCAGCCGTGTCAGTTCTGGGACGCAGCCGAATTCTGAACCGTATCGGACAGTAGGTTGAATGTACGTGAGAGGCTGCCCCCGAAGGCGCCGACACCGCTGATGATTGCAGCCGACATCAAGGCTGCGATGAGGCCGTATTCAATGACCGTGGCACCGGTCTTATCGGTGAAAATACGCCGAACGGAACGCATAAGCTCGAAGCTCCCAGCATTGGACAACTGATAAATCCGATGCTCGTCATGGCATCCGGCAGGCTATGCTCATGCGCCAGAGCGTTTGTGCTTTCTTTTGAATCGCAAAACGCTCCATCTTTTTGTTTCTACGCAATTCCGGACGGAAAACCGCTAGGCACTTTTCCTGGAATTTCTCTATTGGCAGCCGCTGTCGGCATCATAGCCCTGGACGATACAAACCGAACCCGGTTCCTGCTGCAAAACGCTGCGGCGGATCGTATACCGCTTGCCGTTTTCCGTCTGCGGGATCGAACCCGTGGTAATATTGTCAATATCCGGCGCGCTTGCAAGCACGCGCGATTTTGATTTGTCGGAGAGCATCGGCGTGAGAATAAGCGAAAGCGCCACCGCCGCCGTACCGAACAGCAAAGCGATATTCAACGCGCCCGTCCTGCGCGACGTGGAATAGGACTGCTCTTTCTCCTGAACAGCTTTCCAGAAATCGTCGTCCATTATGTCAAGCCTTCTTTAACGCACCCAACAACCCGCTTGATTGAGAGAATTGAATGCCAGAAGGTCATAAACGATCCCTTAATATCCACATGCAAATTAATGAGACGTAAAATTCCGGGACAGTACGTGATTCGGGCTATAAGACTGATATTAAATAGCTAATTGTCGTTAACCATAAATGCGATGTGGTGCCTTAACGCATCTCATACCGTCACTGCGTAAACCCGAAAAAAGCCCGCCCCGCTACGGAATATCAAATTCGCTTCGCAGACGCATGCGATGCAAGAAAATTTCCTGGATACATCAAATAGTAGAGATTGGCACTTGCTCGCCCTGATATATCGCCAAAGCTATATTTTGTTATCTTGGGTTGCGGGATGCATCCCTAGAGGACCGGGCGTCTCCCCCCTCGATCAGCTGGCAAAATCGACTTTCAAATTCAGGATATCTAGACACGGCGCGACGCCGCCCCACGGCGGCGCTCCCTCAGCCCTTGCCATAAAAAGTTAAAGCAGATCCTGCAGGAACGGGATCAGCGGCTCGTCGGCCGGCGGCATGGGATAGTCACGCAGAGCCTGCGGCCGCACCCATTTGATCGCCTGCCCTTCCCGGCCATGCGGGATTCCTTCGTAACGCCGGCAGATGTACAGCGGCATCAGCAGATGGAAGGTTTCATAGGTGTGGCTGGCGAAGGTCAGCGGCGCGAGACAGGCGATTTTCGTCTGGATGCCGAGTTCTTCCTGGAGCTCGCGCACCAAGGTCTCCTCCGGCGTCTCGCCAGCCTCGACCTTGCCGCCGGGAAATTCCCAGAGGCCGGCAAGCGACTTGCCCTCGGGGCGCTGTGCCAGCAGGATACGGCCATCGGCGTCGATGAGCGCGCAGGCGGCCACGAGAACGATTTTGCGGCCAATCTCGTTCATGCAGCCCCCGGCGGTCGCCAATAGCAATAACGATAGGCTTCGCGGAAGCCGAAACGAACGTAGAGCGCTAAAGCCGGAGTATTGTCGGCGCTGACCTGAAGCCAGGCGGTCTTCGCGCTGCGCATGCGCGCCCAGCGAAGCGCCGAAGTCAGGATCTCGGCTCCGAGGCCCTTGCGCCGATGCTGCGGCGAGACGGCAACCGACATGACGCCAGCAAGATCATTGTCCTGCACGCAGAGCGTTGTCGCCACCGGTCCGGCATCATCATTTTCGATGACGAAGAGGCCCGATGGCGGCTTGATGCCGCTCACCACCTCGGCCAATGCCGGCTTCAAAGCCGGATCGGCCTCATCGACGATAA
The Rhizobium sp. 11515TR DNA segment above includes these coding regions:
- the grxC gene encoding glutaredoxin 3, with protein sequence MASVVIYTREFCGYCARAKSLLESKGVDYVEHNATYSPELRQEMIAKSNGAATFPQIFINGEHVGGCDDIHALDRAGKLDPMLAA
- the mutT gene encoding 8-oxo-dGTP diphosphatase MutT, producing MNEIGRKIVLVAACALIDADGRILLAQRPEGKSLAGLWEFPGGKVEAGETPEETLVRELQEELGIQTKIACLAPLTFASHTYETFHLLMPLYICRRYEGIPHGREGQAIKWVRPQALRDYPMPPADEPLIPFLQDLL
- a CDS encoding methyltransferase domain-containing protein, yielding MEIVFDQSLLAARKRRALRQGDPKAAFLLDIAAGELAERLGVTERHFDEAVELHGATGIAARLALATGKIGHLKRIESEMGFAAPGETIIEAPPEELPLEAESVNLVLSPLSLHVTNDTPGVFIQIRRALKADGLFLAAIPGSGTLQELRDVLLATEIELTGGASPRVIPFADVRDVGGLLQRAGFTLPVIDAENYTVRYDNLFALMRDLRAMGMTNPLVDRSRKPLTRAFFLRAAELYAERYSDPDGRIKATFSIIYVSGWTPHESQQKPLRPGSAKARLADALKVEEHKLKQ
- a CDS encoding ComF family protein, giving the protein MGMMGREITLSMLGAGLKRPWVALADLVYPPACPGCGVSVGAHRGLCPACWSGIRFIERPYCEVLGSPFSHDLGAGILSAEAIADPPVFDRLRSAAVHDGIVRDLVLSLKYRDRTDLAPMMAGWMLRASDGTIADCDAIIPVPLHRARLFARKYNQAAELARHIARLSGKPLLAATLLRVKRTSQQVGLGAKARQDNVRRAFAVSEHRAADIFGRRIVLVDDVYTTGATVAAATRALKKAGAADVTVLTFARVVGHLI
- a CDS encoding Flp family type IVb pilin gives rise to the protein MRSVRRIFTDKTGATVIEYGLIAALMSAAIISGVGAFGGSLSRTFNLLSDTVQNSAASQN
- a CDS encoding DUF1178 family protein encodes the protein MIRYSLTCDNAHEFEGWFSESADFDRQVASGFLTCPVCNSAAISKQLMAPSVSTARKKDEMQTLAMDTARKQAMAKLKEAIDAIKANVEDVGAKFPEEARKIHYGEADARGIIGKATPDEAQALVEEGIEIAAIPVLPDDVN
- a CDS encoding carbon-nitrogen hydrolase family protein; the protein is MSFKAAAIQMCSGVDPVKNAADMARLVRDAASQGAIYVQTPEMTGAVQKDRPGLRAVLRDEPNDIIVKTASELAKELGIYLHIGSTAIALDDGKIANRGFLFGPDGKLINRYDKIHMFDVDLDNGESWRESAVYRPGSEARIASLPFAELGFSICYDVRFPQLFRAQAVAGAEVMTVPAAFTKQTGEAHWEILLRARAIENGMFVIAAAQAGKHEDGRETFGHSMIIDPWGKVLASAGGAGEAVVIAEIDVTAVKSAHDKIPNLKNAREFSLEKIATPAAGGVAA